Below is a genomic region from Azospirillum brasilense.
GCCGCCGCTGTGGCAGAAGATCACCCTGTTCAACCCGGTCGTCTATCTGGTCAGCGGCTTCCGCTGGAGCTTCTATGGCCAAGCCGACGTTCCGGTGGGGATCAGCCTCGCCATGACCGCGCTGTTCCTGGCGCTCTGCCTGACAGCGGTCTGGTGGATCTTCCGCACCGGCTACAAGCTGAAGAACTGACCGGTCCGGACGGCGGGGATCACGCTCCGCCGTCCGGTTTCCCGCCGCCCGACTTTCCATTGTCCAGCATCCCGTGGGCGCGGTGCCACTCCTCCAGCGATTCCGGCGGGTAGTCGTCAGTTTGCTCGTCCCCTGGTCCGGCCTCGACCGGCACCCAGTTGGCTTTCGACTCCAGCATCATGTGGACGTGGGCCGGCGCCTCCGGCAGGGGGCTGTCGATGACGCTGGCGAAGGGGTGGAGCAGCTCCGGCCAGCGCGGGTCGCTTACCCACAGGGCGGAGCCGCAGCGCGCGCAGAAGCGCCGCTCGCCGGGGCTTTCCTGCCCGTCGATGCGGGCGTGGAAGACGGAGATGTGCTCCGCCCCCGTCACCTCCAACGTGTCGGC
It encodes:
- a CDS encoding GFA family protein → MKLDGSCHCGAVRFSVDAYAPVPYLRCYCSICRKTAGGGGYAINLGAKADTLEVTGAEHISVFHARIDGQESPGERRFCARCGSALWVSDPRWPELLHPFASVIDSPLPEAPAHVHMMLESKANWVPVEAGPGDEQTDDYPPESLEEWHRAHGMLDNGKSGGGKPDGGA